In Bacteriovorax stolpii, a single genomic region encodes these proteins:
- a CDS encoding SCO family protein, with product MTTTATGFYREDNWFQKLVRKKSFWLLFWVLSFSYPVYRTLHRTLPPPLPVYYKVPEFTLTNEFGKPFGTKELQGKFYIANFMFTSCPTTCPALMAKMDLVQKRIRGLGTKAAIVTFTVDPEVDTPEVLYKYARKRHSNPFIWNYLTGTKGDLEKIVINGFKVPMGSKEPIEKQLAEEKITLFDIAHSEKLVLVDDKGQIRGYYGTERVEMDKMMIDLGLLVNNSFSHAQPQPAVQN from the coding sequence ATGACAACAACAGCGACTGGATTTTATAGAGAAGATAACTGGTTTCAAAAACTAGTCAGAAAGAAATCTTTCTGGCTGCTTTTTTGGGTTCTATCTTTCAGCTATCCAGTGTACAGGACACTTCACCGTACACTTCCGCCACCGCTGCCTGTTTATTACAAGGTTCCAGAATTCACTCTAACAAATGAATTCGGAAAACCTTTTGGAACAAAAGAGCTTCAAGGAAAATTCTATATCGCTAACTTTATGTTCACTTCATGCCCGACAACTTGTCCGGCACTGATGGCGAAAATGGACCTGGTTCAAAAAAGAATCAGAGGACTTGGGACAAAAGCAGCGATTGTGACTTTCACTGTTGATCCAGAAGTTGATACTCCGGAAGTTCTTTATAAGTACGCCAGAAAAAGACACTCAAACCCTTTTATCTGGAACTACTTAACAGGAACGAAGGGCGATCTGGAAAAAATCGTTATCAATGGCTTCAAAGTTCCGATGGGATCAAAAGAGCCGATTGAAAAACAATTAGCAGAAGAAAAAATTACGTTGTTCGATATTGCTCACTCAGAAAAATTAGTTCTGGTAGACGATAAAGGACAAATTAGAGGGTATTACGGAACTGAAAGAGTTGAGATGGATAAAATGATGATCGATCTTGGCCTTCTAGTGAACAACAGCTTCAGTCATGCTCAACCACAACCAGCAGTACAAAATTAG
- the pyrH gene encoding UMP kinase encodes MKYNRILLKLSGEALAGEQGHGISADVLTNIATEVKELQAMGVEIAIVIGGGNIHRGVAGATKGMDRTTSDHMGMLATVINSLALQDSLERHGINTRVLTAIDMQEIAEPYIRRRAVRHLEKKRVVIFAAGTGNPYFTTDTAAALRANEIDAHVIMKATKVDGIYDKDPMKFKDAVKIDKLKFIDVLNKGISVMDSTAISLCMDNEIDILVFNMFEEGNIKRAVMGETIGTIVTNK; translated from the coding sequence ATGAAGTATAATCGCATTCTTTTAAAGCTTTCAGGAGAGGCACTTGCTGGTGAGCAAGGGCATGGAATTTCAGCAGACGTTCTGACAAACATTGCAACTGAGGTGAAAGAACTTCAGGCCATGGGTGTTGAGATCGCAATCGTTATCGGTGGTGGTAACATTCACCGTGGAGTAGCTGGAGCTACAAAAGGAATGGATAGAACGACATCTGATCACATGGGAATGCTGGCGACAGTTATCAACTCTCTGGCACTTCAAGACAGCCTTGAGAGACATGGAATCAATACACGCGTACTGACAGCGATCGACATGCAAGAAATCGCTGAGCCATACATCAGAAGACGTGCAGTTCGCCACCTTGAAAAGAAAAGAGTGGTGATTTTCGCGGCAGGAACAGGGAACCCGTACTTTACGACGGATACCGCTGCGGCGCTTCGTGCTAACGAAATTGACGCACATGTAATCATGAAAGCAACAAAAGTTGATGGAATTTACGATAAAGATCCAATGAAGTTTAAAGATGCTGTAAAAATTGATAAACTAAAGTTTATCGACGTTCTAAATAAAGGCATTTCGGTCATGGACTCTACGGCCATAAGTCTTTGTATGGACAACGAAATTGATATTCTTGTTTTCAATATGTTTGAAGAAGGAAATATCAAGCGCGCAGTAATGGGCGAAACAATTGGAACGATTGTAACTAACAAATAG
- a CDS encoding c-type cytochrome, with protein MKGLKLTLTVFSLLALVSCSETHFKEDKIFAGGVYAPAKSLNDGKSLYTEYCMPCHGVNGDGKGVAAKGLTVPPRNFKLGQFKFGRVVSGELPHDEDFYEILKKGLHGTAMLPWDLSQQQMHDVVQYIKTFAPEKWEGADKKLGDVIVAGKDPYGEAHKESAIQRGKEVFHVVAQCWTCHRAYVSHAEFSQIAQKINGAPVTEFDPDMYHVKLQPSDYGVATMPPDFTYDSVRSATTVEELYVRLNSGVGGTAMASWKGVLQDDEIWAVAHYVKSLMDMKRTPARAKLLESIKN; from the coding sequence ATGAAAGGTTTGAAACTAACTTTAACCGTCTTCTCACTTCTGGCATTAGTGTCATGTAGTGAAACACACTTCAAAGAAGACAAAATTTTTGCAGGTGGAGTTTATGCTCCGGCAAAAAGTTTGAATGACGGTAAATCACTTTACACTGAATACTGTATGCCATGTCACGGTGTAAACGGAGATGGAAAAGGTGTAGCTGCAAAAGGGCTAACTGTTCCACCAAGAAACTTCAAACTTGGACAGTTTAAATTTGGTAGAGTTGTGTCTGGGGAACTTCCTCATGATGAAGATTTCTACGAGATCCTGAAAAAAGGTCTACATGGTACAGCTATGCTTCCATGGGATTTATCTCAACAACAAATGCATGACGTAGTTCAATACATCAAAACTTTCGCACCAGAAAAGTGGGAAGGAGCTGATAAAAAACTTGGTGACGTGATTGTTGCTGGTAAAGATCCGTACGGAGAGGCCCATAAAGAGAGTGCAATCCAAAGAGGTAAGGAAGTTTTCCACGTAGTTGCTCAATGCTGGACATGCCACAGAGCTTACGTTTCTCACGCAGAATTTAGCCAAATCGCTCAAAAGATTAACGGAGCACCAGTTACTGAATTTGACCCGGATATGTACCACGTAAAGTTACAGCCATCTGATTATGGTGTTGCAACTATGCCACCTGATTTCACATACGACTCTGTTCGTTCTGCAACTACAGTTGAAGAACTATACGTTCGCTTAAACTCTGGTGTTGGCGGAACAGCAATGGCTTCTTGGAAAGGCGTTCTCCAGGACGACGAAATCTGGGCCGTAGCTCATTATGTAAAATCACTAATGGATATGAAGAGAACTCCAGCAAGAGCTAAGCTTCTGGAAAGCATTAAGAATTAA
- a CDS encoding DNA translocase FtsK, producing the protein MMNTKILKYELFTLFFLTIITLVVFYYRDTLPDNYLSISSASSSGFFSYYVTSFLNFINYYSGPWVFVPCAIFTSFYVLVFSKRADWIDALNIFSLSIFSLLTIFYFQPSLLGAGLYQILDMTFSAFSMFLVWAAAGTLFLWGAFRGGFTEKVQQATSGFKNFDYKAATAPVQEKFLLLKDKFIKPKAEGEDELEEEMAEESMVAAPAALPMSKAALKAKEAEKASKEEVAPILLPDHSLTAENAEEVKTEAFLVPITEAKKVEPAVVDEDEMEEHLPVVVQSSHDDDEYVDESEISIFKNRAHKVDSFDDDQYYNLVKLGNTKKETKFHQPDEKYFHDIISKIQAKLGEFKIQGQIINVLKGPVVDTFEWELGPGEKVSRLTSIAEDLSLALSGSPIRMVYPMKGRTTVGIEVPRNPRDFIFLDEIIGSKDFTNTSHHLPLAMGKDAFGEPVVVDLAAMPHMLVAGSTGAGKSVFINSVLVSLLIKKSPNQMKLILIDPKQLELALYSRLPHLLMPVITEPKTAATSLLWACQEMDRRYTIMSEFGVRNIEGFNHKLKNAQPQALEKLRKHYEYASEDTYELPFIVIIVDEFADLILSAKGKEIETQINRLAAKARAAGIHLIVATQRPSVDVITGVIKSNFPTRVSFRVTSSQDSRTILNAMGAEKLLGKGDMLYKYGVDTTRIHSAFIDEAEIEALADKLSEMTPEYNPHIMEFLENGGEEEPMAAVTTREGGESSSGGRDDKYDEAVRVVLEHRSASASLLQRRLGVGYNRAANLIEEMEAQGVVGPAQGSKPRKVLMGSESLT; encoded by the coding sequence ATGATGAATACAAAAATACTTAAATATGAGCTTTTTACTCTTTTTTTCCTGACGATTATTACTTTGGTGGTGTTTTATTACAGAGACACTTTGCCGGATAATTATCTTTCGATATCGTCAGCATCATCGAGCGGATTTTTCAGCTACTATGTGACAAGTTTTTTAAATTTCATCAATTATTATTCTGGGCCGTGGGTTTTCGTTCCATGTGCCATCTTTACTTCATTCTATGTTTTGGTCTTTTCAAAAAGAGCAGACTGGATTGATGCCTTAAACATCTTTTCACTTTCAATTTTTTCCCTACTTACTATTTTCTATTTTCAACCATCGCTTTTAGGAGCGGGTTTATATCAAATTCTTGATATGACGTTTTCTGCTTTTTCAATGTTCTTAGTTTGGGCAGCAGCGGGGACCTTGTTTTTATGGGGGGCTTTTAGAGGTGGATTCACTGAAAAAGTTCAACAAGCGACTTCTGGATTTAAGAATTTTGATTACAAGGCTGCGACAGCTCCAGTTCAGGAGAAGTTTTTATTACTTAAAGACAAGTTTATTAAACCGAAAGCTGAGGGCGAGGATGAGCTTGAAGAAGAAATGGCAGAAGAGTCAATGGTGGCAGCACCGGCAGCACTTCCAATGTCAAAAGCTGCTTTAAAAGCTAAAGAAGCTGAGAAAGCGTCTAAAGAAGAAGTGGCTCCGATTTTACTTCCGGATCATTCTCTAACTGCTGAAAATGCAGAAGAAGTTAAGACTGAAGCGTTCCTTGTTCCAATTACTGAGGCGAAAAAAGTTGAGCCGGCAGTGGTTGATGAAGATGAAATGGAAGAGCATTTACCAGTGGTGGTACAGTCCTCTCATGATGACGATGAGTATGTGGATGAGTCTGAGATCTCAATATTTAAAAATCGTGCTCATAAAGTTGATAGTTTTGACGATGATCAGTACTACAACCTGGTTAAGTTGGGGAATACGAAAAAAGAGACGAAATTTCATCAACCGGATGAAAAATATTTCCACGATATTATCTCTAAAATTCAGGCGAAGCTTGGAGAATTTAAGATTCAAGGTCAGATCATCAATGTTCTTAAAGGGCCGGTGGTTGATACTTTTGAATGGGAGCTTGGACCAGGGGAGAAGGTTTCTCGTCTGACTTCAATTGCAGAAGACTTATCACTTGCGCTTTCTGGATCGCCGATTCGTATGGTTTACCCAATGAAAGGGAGAACAACAGTAGGGATCGAGGTTCCAAGAAATCCGCGTGATTTTATTTTCCTTGATGAAATTATTGGATCGAAAGATTTTACAAATACTTCTCACCATCTTCCGTTGGCGATGGGGAAAGATGCTTTCGGTGAGCCGGTTGTCGTAGACCTGGCAGCAATGCCACACATGCTGGTTGCCGGATCAACTGGTGCTGGTAAGTCGGTGTTCATTAACTCGGTTCTGGTATCGCTTTTAATTAAGAAGTCGCCTAACCAAATGAAGCTGATCCTGATTGACCCGAAACAGCTGGAGCTTGCACTTTATTCTCGTCTTCCTCACTTGCTGATGCCGGTTATTACCGAGCCAAAGACGGCGGCGACTTCGCTTCTGTGGGCATGCCAGGAAATGGATAGACGATACACAATCATGTCGGAATTTGGGGTGAGAAACATTGAAGGTTTCAACCATAAATTAAAAAATGCTCAACCTCAGGCGCTGGAAAAATTAAGAAAGCACTATGAGTATGCGAGCGAAGACACGTATGAGCTTCCATTCATTGTTATTATTGTGGATGAGTTTGCAGATCTTATTCTTTCAGCAAAAGGGAAAGAGATTGAAACGCAAATTAACCGTCTGGCGGCGAAGGCCCGTGCCGCTGGGATTCACTTAATTGTTGCGACTCAGAGACCTTCGGTTGACGTTATTACCGGGGTTATCAAGTCGAACTTCCCAACCCGCGTTTCTTTCCGTGTAACGAGTTCGCAAGACTCGAGAACGATTTTAAATGCGATGGGAGCGGAAAAACTACTTGGTAAAGGGGATATGCTTTACAAGTATGGTGTAGATACGACCCGCATCCACTCGGCATTTATTGATGAGGCCGAGATTGAAGCTCTGGCCGATAAATTGTCGGAAATGACTCCAGAATACAACCCGCACATTATGGAATTCCTGGAAAATGGTGGAGAAGAAGAACCGATGGCAGCTGTCACAACTCGCGAGGGCGGTGAGTCTTCATCGGGTGGACGAGATGACAAATATGATGAGGCAGTTCGTGTGGTGTTAGAGCATCGTTCAGCGAGTGCTTCACTGCTTCAAAGGCGTCTTGGAGTAGGGTATAACCGAGCGGCCAACTTGATTGAAGAGATGGAAGCTCAAGGTGTTGTAGGGCCTGCGCAGGGTTCCAAGCCACGTAAAGTTTTGATGGGTTCTGAGTCGTTAACTTAA
- the tsf gene encoding translation elongation factor Ts — MTQITAKLVSELREKTGAGMMDCKKALGETNGDLEKAIDYLRQKGLAAAQKKQSRIAAEGAIGSYIHGGRIGVMVEINCETDFVAKSDDFQNFVKDVAMHIAAADPKFVRSSEMDQAFVEREIAIYTAQLKEEGKPEAMISKIVEGKVKKLSTEVCLLDQKFIKNPDISVQDLINELTIKIGEKIDVRRFAKFTLGEGIEKKVDDFAAEVASMTGGKQ; from the coding sequence ATGACACAAATTACTGCAAAGCTTGTTTCTGAACTAAGAGAAAAAACTGGCGCTGGAATGATGGACTGTAAAAAAGCACTTGGGGAAACTAATGGTGACCTTGAAAAAGCGATCGATTACCTAAGACAAAAAGGTCTTGCAGCTGCTCAGAAAAAACAATCTAGAATTGCAGCTGAAGGTGCAATCGGATCATACATCCACGGTGGAAGAATTGGTGTAATGGTTGAAATCAACTGTGAAACTGACTTCGTAGCAAAGTCTGACGATTTCCAAAACTTCGTAAAAGACGTAGCTATGCACATCGCTGCTGCTGATCCAAAATTCGTAAGATCTTCTGAAATGGACCAAGCGTTCGTAGAAAGAGAAATTGCGATCTATACAGCTCAGTTAAAAGAAGAAGGAAAACCAGAAGCAATGATCTCTAAGATCGTTGAAGGGAAAGTTAAAAAACTTTCTACTGAAGTTTGTCTTCTTGATCAAAAATTTATCAAGAACCCAGACATTTCAGTTCAAGACCTAATCAATGAACTAACAATCAAAATCGGAGAGAAAATCGACGTTAGAAGATTCGCTAAGTTCACACTTGGAGAAGGTATTGAGAAGAAAGTTGACGACTTCGCAGCTGAAGTTGCTTCAATGACTGGTGGAAAACAGTAA
- a CDS encoding peptidylprolyl isomerase, whose product MKTIKLFLFVSLIALAGCNRNSHKIEVIANPNGEEIDIEKLKTDIGGLSTASATMKTVHGDIVFRFYTKAAPRTSARVMQLIQSKFYDGLIIHRAIPNFIIQTGDPTGTGTGGSGQKLKAEFNELQHIKGTMGMAHGIDNDSADSQFYISLTTLPHLDGKNTVFGQVVDGLDILPKLSKGDRIISITLNLKDTSAN is encoded by the coding sequence ATGAAAACTATTAAACTTTTTTTATTCGTATCTTTAATTGCACTCGCTGGCTGTAATAGAAACAGCCATAAAATTGAAGTGATAGCGAATCCTAACGGCGAAGAAATCGACATTGAGAAATTGAAAACGGATATCGGTGGTCTCTCTACTGCTTCAGCTACAATGAAAACAGTCCATGGTGATATCGTTTTCCGTTTCTATACTAAAGCTGCTCCAAGAACATCTGCTAGAGTTATGCAATTAATTCAAAGCAAGTTCTACGATGGTCTTATTATTCATAGAGCGATTCCTAATTTCATTATTCAGACTGGAGATCCTACTGGTACAGGCACAGGAGGAAGCGGACAAAAATTAAAAGCTGAATTCAATGAGCTTCAACACATTAAGGGAACAATGGGTATGGCCCATGGAATTGATAATGACTCTGCTGATTCACAATTTTATATCAGCTTAACCACTCTCCCTCACTTGGATGGAAAAAATACTGTCTTCGGGCAGGTCGTGGATGGATTAGACATTCTTCCTAAACTATCGAAGGGAGATCGAATTATTTCCATTACTTTGAATCTAAAAGACACTTCAGCTAATTAA
- a CDS encoding cytochrome C oxidase subunit IV family protein — MGDHNHKEYKSHTKEYIIIFFVLTFLTLLELMIPGLKTEYWHKVVALVGLAFGKAFVVAYFYMHLKEETAWMKVIAAVPLSAVLYAAALILEGMYR, encoded by the coding sequence ATGGGCGACCATAACCACAAAGAATACAAAAGCCACACGAAAGAATATATCATCATATTTTTTGTTCTGACTTTTTTAACTCTACTTGAGCTTATGATTCCAGGTCTGAAAACAGAATACTGGCATAAAGTTGTGGCCCTAGTTGGTCTAGCTTTCGGTAAAGCTTTTGTCGTAGCTTACTTCTATATGCACTTAAAGGAAGAAACAGCATGGATGAAAGTCATTGCAGCCGTTCCTCTTTCAGCGGTTCTTTATGCTGCCGCCCTAATCCTTGAAGGAATGTATCGTTAA
- a CDS encoding cytochrome c oxidase subunit I, whose product MAFFEQEIHDAPTTFLSKYVFSFDHKVIAKQFLWYGIAFLGIGGMMALLIRWTLAFPGEPFPVIGPMLFPHTGGVVPPDTYAMLFTLHGTIMIFFAITPILIGAFGNYCIPLLIGARDMVFPTLNMLSFWLAFVSAVLLLASLFTPLGGAAGGWTSYPTLSTLIGSAGVGQTLWCLSLFVLGVSSTMGAVNYIATIITLRAPGMGYFDMPLTIWGLWLTAILNAIFLPVLGAGLLLLTFDRVFGTTFFLAGAAATSGSGDPVLFQHVFWIFGHPEVYILILPAWGIVSDLLSFFARKPAFGAKATALAMTSITILSTLVYGHHMYSTQMSPLLTQSFMMLTMTISIPSAVFFANWLGTLWKGAIRFQTPMLFSLGVVFVFGLGGLTGLYLATVSTDLYLHDTYFVVGHFHYTMAASVLLGGFAATYFWFPKMFGRMMNETLGKWHFWISMIGLNGIFMGMMIIGHAGMHRRIYNPFVYEFLQNLIPLNMFITISALTMGAAQLFFVYNFVYSMFKGPIATQNPWEVGTLEWTIPSPAPHYNFKEVPVVKCGPHEFGNPNLSGKDFQYQTEELVRA is encoded by the coding sequence ATGGCATTTTTTGAACAAGAAATTCACGACGCACCTACGACATTCTTGTCGAAGTACGTTTTCTCATTTGACCACAAAGTCATTGCAAAACAATTCCTGTGGTACGGAATTGCTTTCCTTGGAATTGGCGGGATGATGGCACTTCTTATCCGTTGGACACTGGCTTTTCCTGGAGAACCATTTCCAGTAATCGGGCCAATGCTTTTCCCACACACGGGAGGAGTTGTTCCACCAGATACATATGCTATGTTGTTCACGCTTCACGGAACAATCATGATCTTCTTTGCTATTACTCCAATTTTAATTGGTGCTTTTGGTAACTACTGTATCCCGCTTCTCATTGGTGCACGCGATATGGTTTTCCCAACTCTGAACATGCTTTCTTTCTGGTTAGCATTCGTTTCAGCTGTTCTTCTTCTAGCTTCACTTTTCACTCCATTAGGAGGAGCAGCTGGTGGATGGACTTCTTATCCAACTCTTTCAACATTAATTGGTTCGGCCGGTGTTGGTCAGACTCTTTGGTGTTTATCTTTATTCGTTCTAGGGGTTTCTTCGACAATGGGTGCGGTAAACTATATCGCGACTATCATTACGCTAAGAGCACCGGGAATGGGTTACTTCGACATGCCACTTACGATCTGGGGACTTTGGCTGACAGCAATCTTAAATGCTATCTTCCTTCCAGTTCTTGGGGCAGGTCTTCTTCTTCTAACTTTTGACCGCGTATTCGGAACAACATTCTTTCTTGCTGGAGCAGCTGCTACTTCAGGATCAGGGGACCCGGTACTATTCCAGCACGTTTTCTGGATCTTCGGTCACCCGGAAGTTTACATCCTTATTCTTCCAGCTTGGGGTATCGTTTCTGACCTTCTTTCATTCTTTGCAAGAAAGCCAGCATTCGGAGCTAAAGCTACTGCACTTGCGATGACATCGATCACGATTCTTTCGACTCTGGTTTATGGTCACCACATGTACTCTACTCAAATGTCTCCTCTGTTAACTCAATCTTTCATGATGTTAACAATGACGATCTCAATTCCTTCTGCAGTCTTCTTCGCTAACTGGCTTGGGACACTTTGGAAAGGAGCGATCAGATTCCAAACTCCAATGCTTTTCTCTCTTGGAGTTGTATTCGTATTCGGTCTAGGTGGATTAACTGGTCTATACCTGGCAACTGTTTCAACTGACCTTTACCTACACGATACATATTTCGTAGTTGGTCACTTCCACTACACGATGGCCGCTTCGGTTCTTCTTGGTGGATTCGCTGCTACTTATTTCTGGTTCCCAAAAATGTTCGGTCGCATGATGAACGAAACACTAGGGAAGTGGCACTTCTGGATTTCAATGATCGGTCTAAACGGAATTTTCATGGGAATGATGATTATCGGACACGCTGGTATGCACCGTCGTATCTATAACCCATTCGTCTATGAGTTCCTACAAAACCTAATCCCGCTGAACATGTTCATTACAATTTCAGCGTTAACAATGGGTGCTGCTCAGTTGTTCTTTGTATACAACTTTGTTTACTCAATGTTCAAAGGACCAATTGCTACGCAAAACCCTTGGGAAGTCGGAACACTTGAATGGACAATTCCTTCACCAGCTCCGCACTATAACTTCAAAGAAGTTCCAGTGGTGAAGTGTGGACCACATGAATTCGGTAACCCGAATTTATCTGGTAAAGATTTCCAATATCAAACTGAAGAATTAGTAAGAGCATAA
- a CDS encoding cytochrome c oxidase subunit 3, translating to MAQAQAHNIAQAKEGDKVISTIAMIVTLVSFGMLFLTLMMGFAIYRFTAPVWPPAGMEKPSLLLPTISTLVIVLSSIIYMSFEKNVVKGMADKRGLTWTLILGVAFMVSQFLFWNQLKSHGIFVSSGIFASIIYAFTWIHAAHIVAGLGLLVWLYSALKTADSMTAVKVANVGKFWHFLGIVWIIMFVTIFVL from the coding sequence ATGGCACAAGCACAGGCACATAACATCGCACAGGCAAAAGAAGGGGATAAAGTTATCTCTACGATTGCTATGATCGTGACTTTAGTGTCATTCGGAATGTTATTTTTAACATTGATGATGGGCTTTGCGATTTACCGCTTTACTGCTCCAGTATGGCCGCCGGCCGGAATGGAGAAGCCTTCGCTTCTTCTGCCTACAATCAGCACCCTGGTTATTGTTCTGAGCTCTATCATCTATATGTCTTTTGAAAAGAATGTAGTGAAAGGGATGGCAGACAAAAGAGGCCTGACATGGACTCTAATTCTTGGTGTGGCCTTTATGGTAAGCCAGTTTTTATTCTGGAACCAACTGAAGTCTCACGGGATTTTTGTTTCTTCTGGAATTTTTGCTTCGATTATTTACGCTTTCACATGGATCCACGCCGCTCACATTGTAGCAGGTCTTGGACTTCTGGTGTGGTTATATAGCGCGCTTAAGACTGCGGATTCGATGACGGCTGTAAAAGTCGCGAATGTTGGCAAGTTTTGGCACTTTCTCGGAATCGTTTGGATAATAATGTTTGTGACTATTTTCGTTTTATAA
- the ygiD gene encoding 4,5-DOPA dioxygenase extradiol translates to MDRRTFLTLSGTGLIAMTATTYIGSKSTQKMPVLFIGHGSPMNALADNAFTRHLRTLGETLPRPKKILMVSAHWMTKGVEVQASLTPKMIYDFYGFPKELSDIVYPALGNPELAGEVKNSLHIYQAELDHDWGFDHGGWSVLHHMYPKADIPVVQLSLNQNFMNLRDHHKLAQELKKLRGEGVLIIGSGNIVHNLRQLSRSETAPVFEWAREFDGIIKDAILKHDMTQLLAEDPSKYPLWKMAHPSIDHYLPLLYVLGASDPNEKVIFPYEDFELGSLSMRSVLIGA, encoded by the coding sequence ATGGATAGAAGAACCTTTTTAACATTATCCGGAACAGGACTGATCGCCATGACAGCAACAACTTACATAGGATCAAAATCCACTCAAAAAATGCCGGTGCTCTTTATCGGACATGGGAGCCCTATGAATGCGCTGGCCGATAATGCTTTTACTCGTCATTTAAGAACTTTGGGTGAAACACTTCCTCGCCCGAAAAAAATATTAATGGTTTCAGCTCACTGGATGACCAAAGGAGTAGAGGTTCAGGCTTCTTTAACTCCCAAGATGATTTATGATTTTTATGGATTCCCAAAAGAACTCTCGGATATTGTCTACCCAGCACTTGGAAATCCGGAATTAGCGGGTGAAGTAAAAAATAGCCTGCACATTTATCAGGCCGAGCTTGATCACGACTGGGGATTTGACCACGGAGGGTGGAGTGTCCTTCATCATATGTACCCGAAAGCTGACATTCCGGTAGTGCAGTTGTCACTTAACCAGAATTTTATGAACCTTCGCGATCACCATAAACTTGCTCAGGAATTAAAAAAACTGCGCGGAGAAGGTGTGCTCATTATAGGAAGTGGAAACATCGTCCACAATCTTCGCCAATTAAGCCGCAGTGAAACTGCACCTGTCTTCGAATGGGCCCGCGAGTTTGATGGCATTATTAAAGACGCGATTTTAAAACACGATATGACCCAACTTTTGGCAGAAGATCCTTCAAAGTATCCACTTTGGAAGATGGCCCACCCATCAATCGATCATTATCTGCCTCTTTTATATGTGCTAGGAGCGAGTGACCCGAATGAAAAAGTGATTTTCCCTTATGAAGATTTTGAACTTGGAAGCCTTTCTATGCGCTCGGTTTTAATCGGCGCTTAA
- the rpsB gene encoding 30S ribosomal protein S2, giving the protein MSELSLKGLLEAGAHFGHQTEKWNPKMKKYVYGEKNGIYIIDLAKTIPLAKDAYDFLKKTASEGKPVLFVGTKRQAQDVVTKAAQDCGANYVTSRWLGGMLTNYKTVALSIDKIRKVEKMKETGDFGLLTKKERINIEKEVIKLEKVLGGIKEMRKLPGALFVIDPNNERIAIQEANNLGIPVVAITDTNCDPTGVDFVVPGNDDAIKSVSMFTEYFANSVAEGLNLAKKNNKLEKGSKDSSRDLALEKEIISKFENDIDLADEE; this is encoded by the coding sequence ATGTCAGAATTATCTCTAAAAGGCCTACTAGAAGCAGGTGCACACTTTGGTCACCAGACTGAAAAGTGGAACCCAAAAATGAAAAAATACGTTTATGGTGAGAAGAACGGTATCTACATTATCGATCTTGCTAAAACTATTCCTCTTGCAAAAGACGCTTACGATTTCCTAAAGAAAACTGCTTCTGAAGGAAAGCCAGTTCTTTTCGTAGGAACAAAAAGACAAGCACAAGACGTTGTAACAAAAGCTGCTCAAGACTGTGGAGCAAACTACGTTACTTCAAGATGGTTAGGTGGAATGCTTACAAACTACAAAACTGTAGCTCTATCTATCGATAAAATTCGCAAAGTAGAAAAAATGAAAGAAACAGGAGATTTCGGTCTTCTAACTAAAAAAGAAAGAATCAACATCGAGAAAGAAGTTATTAAACTTGAAAAAGTTCTTGGTGGGATTAAAGAAATGAGAAAGCTTCCAGGAGCTCTTTTTGTTATCGATCCAAACAACGAAAGAATCGCTATCCAAGAAGCTAACAACCTAGGGATCCCTGTTGTAGCTATCACAGATACAAACTGTGACCCAACTGGTGTTGATTTCGTAGTTCCAGGAAACGACGATGCAATCAAGTCTGTGTCTATGTTCACAGAATACTTCGCTAACTCAGTAGCAGAAGGATTAAACCTTGCTAAGAAGAACAACAAGCTTGAAAAAGGTTCAAAAGATTCTTCTCGTGACCTTGCTCTTGAAAAAGAAATCATCAGCAAATTCGAAAACGATATCGATCTTGCTGACGAAGAATAA